The Tripterygium wilfordii isolate XIE 37 chromosome 4, ASM1340144v1, whole genome shotgun sequence genome has a window encoding:
- the LOC119997140 gene encoding protein DETOXIFICATION 21-like produces the protein MEGDMEEKLLRKSEQKTEVDEEVSLKEKVWSETKKIWLVAGPAIFTRFSTFGVIVVSQAFIGHIGPTELAAYSLVFTVFLRFSNGILLGMASALETLCGQAYGAKQYHMLGIYLQRSWIVLSLTAIFVLPIFIFTTPILKFLGQEEGIAEVAGSISLWLIPVVFSYIVSYTCQMFLQAQSKNMIIAYLAAFSILIHILLSWLLTVKFKLGLSGALLSTILAYWIPNVGQLLFIVCGGCRETWKGFSSLAFKDLWPVVKLSLSAGAMLCVELWYNTILVLLTGNLKNAEVALDALAICININGWEMMISLGFFAAASVRVSNELGRGSSKAAKFSIKMLVLTSFSIGSVLFLIFLFARGYVAYVFTESPEVFNAVANLSPLLAISILLNSVQPVLSGVAIGAGWQSVVAYVNLASYYLVGIPVGVVLGYVFNLQVKGVWMGMLSGVLIQTIVIIVITSKTDWDNQVVIARNRVQKWFVAESEEHDNNQQDA, from the exons ATGGAGGGGGACATGGAAGAGAAGCTTTTGAGAAAATCAGAACAAAAAACTGAAGTCGATGAGGAGGTCTCATTAAAGGAGAAAGTATGGAGTGAGACCAAAAAGATATGGTTAGTAGCTGGTCCTGCCATTTTCACTAGGTTTTCAACATTTGGGGTAATTGTAGTTAGTCAAGCATTCATTGGACACATTGGCCCTACAGAGCTAGCTGCATACTCACTTGTCTTCACAGTCTTCTTGAGGTTCAGTAATGGCATCTTG CTGGGCATGGCTAGTGCATTGGAAACTCTATGTGGGCAAGCATATGGTGCAAAACAATACCACATGCTTGGAATATATCTTCAAAGATCATGGATAGTATTGTCATTGACCGCAATCTTCGTTCTCCCCATATTTATCTTTACAACTCCAATTTTAAAGTTCCTTGGCCAGGAAGAGGGTATTGCTGAAGTTGCTGGAAGTATTTCTCTCTGGTTAATCCCAGTGGTGTTTTCTTACATTGTATCCTATACCTGCCAAATGTTCCTGCAAGCACAGAGCAAGAATATGATTATTGCATATTTGGCTGCATTTTCAATTCTGATCCACATTCTTCTTTCATGGCTTCTCACTGTGAAATTTAAGCTTGGTCTTTCGGGGGCATTGTTATCAACAATTTTGGCATATTGGATTCCAAATGTGGGCCAGCTATTGTTTATTGTTTGTGGAGGATGCCGTGAAACATGGAAAGGTTTCTCTTCCCTTGCTTTCAAGGATCTTTGGCCAGTTGTTAAGCTTTCTTTGTCTGCTGGCGCGATGCTTTG CGTTGAGCTTTGGTACAATACAATTCTTGTTCTTCTAACTGGAAACTTGAAAAATGCCGAGGTTGCACTTGATGCTCTTGCTATCTG CATCAACATAAATGGATGGGAAATGATGATATCCCTTGGTTTCTTCGCTGCAGCTAG TGTCCGAGTATCAAATGAGCTAGGAAGAGGGAGTTCAAAAGCTGCAAAGTTCTCAATCAAAATGCTAGTTTTGACATCATTTTCCATTGGATCAGTGCTGTTTCTTATCTTCCTATTTGCGAGGGGATATGTCGCTTACGTATTTACTGAAAGTCCCGAGGTGTTTAATGCAGTTGCGAATTTATCGCCATTATTGGCTATCTCGATACTTCTGAACAGCGTGCAACCAGTGCTCTCTG GTGTTGCTATCGGGGCTGGATGGCAGAGTGTTGTGGCATATGTTAACTTAGCTTCTTACTACCTGGTTGGGATCCCTGTTGGAGTTGTGCTTGGTTATGTATTCAATCTGCAGGTTAAA GGTGTTTGGATGGGGATGCTGAGTGGAGTCCTGATTCAGACTATTGTAATCATTGTGATAACTTCCAAAACTGACTGGGATAATCAG GTTGTTATAGCTCGTAACCGTGTACAGAAGTGGTTTGTTGCAGAATCTGAGGAACATGATAACAACCAGCAAGATGCTTGA
- the LOC119997142 gene encoding ELMO domain-containing protein A-like — translation MSGTLRRRLHHGDVDGRRNEHLDESGFDSLNEPLLARDDGYDDMSSEGRTLEDIWDEERRKEHLHWTFLFSQLIAQWAQWLASIVIGSGSFIGRIWPFPFATQNGLGRKLLLPHLSPLQEERLGNLQQRGEVPFDGSRTEHQDALKQLWRLAYPDRELPSLKSELWKDMGWQGADPSTDFRGGGFISLENLIFFAKQYPASFQTLLHKRNGTRAEWEYPFAVAAINISFMLVQMLDLRSGKPSTEAGIRFLELLKEDEMAFDNLFCVAFQMMDAQWLAKRASYMEFNEVLKSTRTQLERELVLEDVSNVTELPAYNFLRR, via the exons ATGTCTGGAACACTAAGAAGGCGGCTGCATCATGGGGATGTTGATGGGAGGAGGAACGAGCATTTAGATGAATCTGGCTTCGATAGTTTGAATGAACCTCTACTTGCTAGAGATGATGGCTACGATGATATGAGCTCTGAG GGACGCACACTAGAAGATATTTGGGATGAGGAAAGAAGGAAGGAGCACCTCCACTGGACCTTTCTCTTCTCCCAGTTGATAGCACAGTGGGCACAATGGTTAG CAAGTATTGTTATTGGATCTGGATCATTTATTGGTCGGATTTGGCCTTTTCCATTTGCAACTCAAAATGGATTAGGCAGGAAGCTTCTTCTACCACATCTTAGTCCTCTACAG GAAGAAAGACTAGGAAATCTACAGCAAAGAGGGGAAGTTCCCTTCGATGGTTCTCGTACGGAGCATCAA GATGCGCTTAAGCAATTATGGAGGCTGGCTTATCCTGATAGGGAGCTCCCTTCTCTTAAATCAGAGCTTTGGAAGGACATGGGTTGGCAAGGTGCAGACCCTTCAACAGATTTCAG GGGTGGAGGATTTATATCGCTGGAGAATCTTATCTTTTTCGCCAAGCAATATCCG GCTTCATTCCAGACGTTGTTGCACAAAAGAAATGGAACAAGAGCTGAGTGGGAATATCCCTTTGCTGTAGCTGCCATTAATATTTCCTTCATGTTGGTACAGATGTTGGATCTTCGATCAG GAAAACCATCTACAGAAGCAGGAATTCGatttttagaattgctcaaggaGGATGAAATGGCATTTGACAACCTTTTCTGTGTGGCCTTTCAAATGATGGATGCGCAGTGGCTTGCAAAGCGTGCATCATATATGGAATTCAAC GAGGTTTTGAAGTCTACAAGAACGCAGCTAGAACGCGAACTTGTGCTAGAAGATGTCTCCAACGTGACAGAATTACCCGCATACAATTTTTTGAGAAGATAA
- the LOC119997137 gene encoding regulation of nuclear pre-mRNA domain-containing protein 1B-like isoform X1: MNNDAFDGQILSEKLSKLNNSQQSIESLSRWCMSHRKKARQIVETWGKLFRSSQREQRVSFLYLANDILQNSRRKGSEFVNEFWKVLPAALGLVYENGDEHGKKAVTRLVDIWEERKVFGSRGQSLKDEMLSKNPPSTLQSNGKSSNPIKIVKRDAYSVRIKLTVGGLPEKILTAFQSVLDENVNEESALSKCCTAVSHVGKIVEDIENASSQGNQLSSTLVDDLQEQENVLCQCVEQLENAEAARAELVSQLREALQEQESKLEVIRSPLQVARGQFEQASSIRKRVMSSLPTGPSTTNTIPPTEAMKIVEQIVPSVQPFSTPPQPFLTQPVVSYAPLRATDEESKKAAAAAVAAKLAASTSSAQMLTSVLSSLVAEEAASMNGSLKSSGFTSGLSIFSPEKRQKLEKPMAVSDGSNSDAGGLPYFTPLQPQPGTNVAPTTSVQSVSQPSQVHTSYAAPLPLPPPPPLSPANPSTNQFVQSAGTMVGVMPYGYGANVLPPPPPLPPHITMGLARPAPQPPQQLQPQPQQSQEQQSPANGGYYRPPGIGFYGQSHQPTTPAVPRQ; encoded by the exons CTCTGTCGCGTTGGTGTATGTCCCATCGGAAGAAAGCTAGACAGATTGTTGAAACATGGGGTAAACTGTTCAGATCTTCACAAAGAGAGCAGCGTGTTTCTTTTCTATATTTGGCAAACGATATTTTGCAAAATAGTCGGCGGAAGGGGAGTGAGTTTGTGAATGAATTCTGGAAGGTTCTTCCTGCAGCTCTGGGACTTGTTTATGAAAATGGCGATGAACATGGAAAGAAAGCAGTAACAAGACTT GTTGACATCTGGGAGGAAAGAAAAGTGTTTGGTTCTCGGGGTCAGAGTCTTAAAGATGAAATGCTGAGTAAGAATCCTCCTTCTACGTTGCAGAGCAATGGAAAGAGCTCTAATCCTATCAAAATTGTCAAACGAGATGCTTATTCAGTTAGAATT AAATTGACTGTTGGTGGTCTGCCAGAAAAAATACTGACTGCTTTTCAATCTGTTCTTGATGAAAATGTCAATGAAGAATCTGCTTTAAGCAAGTGTTGTACTGCTGTATCTCATGTGGGAAAAATTGTTGAAGACATTGAAAATGCTTCTAGTCAAG GGAATCAACTTAGTTCTACATTGGTGGATGATCTACAAGAGCAAGAAAATGTCCTTTGCCAATGTGTTGAGCAACTTGAAAATGCTGAAGCAGCAAGGGCTGAGTTGGTTTCTCAGCTTAGAGAAGCACTTCAAGAACAG GAATCAAAGCTGGAGGTTATTCGCTCTCCGTTGCAG GTTGCCCGAGGTCAGTTTGAGCAAGCAAGCAGTATCAGAAAAAGGGTGATGTCATCACTTCCTACTGGGCCCTCAACCACTAACACCATTCCTCCAACAGAAGCTATGAAAATCGTGGAACAAATTGTGCCTTCCGTTCAGCCATTCAGCACCCCACCCCAACCTTTTCTTACGCAGCCTGTTGTTTCTTATGCACCTCTGAGAGCAACAGATGAAGAGAGCAagaaagcagcagcagcagctgttGCAGCGAAGCTTGCTGCCTCGACATCTTCTGCACAGATGCTGACCTCTGTTCTTTCATCCCTTGTTGCTGAAGAAGCTGCTTCCATGAATGGTAGCCTAAAATCTTCTGGATTTACATCAGGCTTATCCATTTTCTCTCCAGAAAAAcggcaaaaactagaaaaaccaATGGCTGTTTCTGATGGTAGCAACTCTGATGCAGGTGGCTTGCCTTATTTTACCCCTCTACAGCCGCAACCTGGGACTAATGTTGCGCCAACTACAAGTGTGCAATCCGTCTCCCAGCCCAGTCAGGTGCATACTTCATATGCTGCACCTTTACCTTTACCACCTCCCCCACCTTTATCTCCAGCAAATCCATCGACAAATCAATTTGTCCAGTCTGCTGGTACGATGGTTGGGGTAATGCCTTATGGATACGGGGCTAATGTATTGCCACCTCCACCCCCATTACCTCCACATATCACAATGGGTTTAGCAAGGCCTGCTCCACAGCCTCCACAGCAGTTGCAGCCTCAGCCCCAGCAATCCCAGGAACAGCAGTCTCCAGCAAATGGGGGATATTATCGACCCCCGGGTATTGGATTCTATGGGCAAAGCCATCAACCTACAACACCAGCAGTACCTCGGCAGTGA
- the LOC119997139 gene encoding protein DETOXIFICATION 25-like isoform X1, which yields MNSSFTENTSNKNRMDDEILPGSASKDKRCSWKEEILLEQKKIWRVGFPAMLARVTQYGMFVVTQAFIGHTGQVNLAAYSLVQILLVQLGNGILVGMSSASETLCGQAFGAKQYHLMGIYLQRSLIINLFAATILLPVFVFSSSIFKLIGEEDATADTAGYISLWFIPILYFVAINVTIQKYLQCQLKNMIVAWVSTASFVIHVFLSWIFSSKLNLGIPGAMTAMIVSTWLIVIGECVYIFGGWCPNTWEGFTFAAFSDLVPVLKLSISSGVMVCIEVWYHAVFVLLAGHLKNATTAISAFSICLNILIWELMACVSFLTASSVRVSNELGKGDAKAAKFSIKVILCTSLSVGVFFWALCLAFGRKIAFLFTNDKAVAEYVSSLSVLLAFSVLFNSSQTVFSGVAVGSGRQAMVAYVNIFCYYVIGVLVGVVLGWVAGLQVKGLWMGMILGVTSQSLLLAYITWRTDWEEQINKAKERLNHWLLKPSEESHESSAQERLN from the exons ATGAATTCTTCCTTTACAGAGAATACAAGCAACAAAAACAGGATGGATGATGAGATACTTCCTGGATCAGcatcaaaagataaaagatGTAGTTGGAAGGAAGAGATTTTGttagaacaaaagaaaatatggaGAGTTGGGTTTCCTGCTATGTTAGCTAGGGTGACTCAATATGGTATGTTTGTAGTCACACAAGCATTCATTGGACATACTGGACAAGTAAATCTTGCAGCTTATTCACTTGTACAGATTCTTCTTGTGCAATTGGGAAATGGGATTTTG GTGGGCATGTCAAGTGCATCAGAGACTCTATGTGGACAAGCATTTGGGGCAAAGCAATACCACTTGATGGGAATCTACTTACAGCGATCGTTGATCATCAATCTTTTTGCAGCAACAATACTATTACCAGTCTTCGTTTTTTCATCATCAATCTTCAAACTCATCGGTGAGGAAGATGCCACCGCGGACACTGCTGGATACATCTCTCTGTGGTTCATTCCAATCCTCTACTTTGTGGCTATTAATGTGACTATCCAAAAATACCTGCAGTGTCAGCTCAAGAACATGATTGTTGCGTGGGTGTCTACTGCCTCATTTGTCATACATGTGTTTCTGTCGTGGATTTTCTCGAGCAAACTGAATCTGGGGATTCCCGGTGCAATGACTGCGATGATTGTATCGACTTGGTTGATTGTAATTGgagagtgtgtgtatatatttggTGGCTGGTGTCCCAATACTTGGGAAGGATTCACTTTTGCTGCCTTCTCTGATCTAGTTCCTGTCTTAAAACTCTCAATATCATCAGGTGTCATGGTTTG CATAGAAGTATGGTATCATGCTGTTTTTGTCCTACTAGCAGGACACCTGAAAAATGCCACAACTGCGATTTCTGCTTTCTCCATTTG CCTCAACATTTTAATTTGGGAATTGATGGCATGCGTCAGTTTCTTGACTGCTTCAAG CGTGCGGGTCTCGAATGAACTGGGGAAAGGAGATGCTAAAGCTGCAAAATTTTCTATCAAAGTCATCTTATGTACTTCACTTAGTGTTGGTGTCTTCTTTTGGGCACTCTGCTTAGCATTTGGTCGTAAAATTGCTTTCCTGTTCACAAATGACAAGGCCGTAGCGGAATACGTTTCGAGCCTCTCTGTCTTACTTGCTTTCTCAGTTCTATTCAACAGTTCCCAGACAGTATTTTCAG GGGTGGCTGTAGGTTCTGGGAGGCAAGCTATGGTTGCATATGTGAACATCTTTTGCTATTACGTTATCGGGGTGCTGGTAGGAGTTGTTCTTGGATGGGTAGCTGGTCTCCAAGTAAAG GGCCTGTGGATGGGAATGATATTAGGAGTTACCTCGCAATCGCTTTTGCTTGCTTACATCACTTGGAGAACTGATTGGGAAGAACAG ATTAATAAAGCGAAAGAACGTCTCAATCACTGGTTGTTGAAACCGTCAGAGGAATCCCATGAAAGTTCAGCTCAAGAAAGATTAAACTAA
- the LOC119997139 gene encoding protein DETOXIFICATION 24-like isoform X2 — translation MVGMSSASETLCGQAFGAKQYHLMGIYLQRSLIINLFAATILLPVFVFSSSIFKLIGEEDATADTAGYISLWFIPILYFVAINVTIQKYLQCQLKNMIVAWVSTASFVIHVFLSWIFSSKLNLGIPGAMTAMIVSTWLIVIGECVYIFGGWCPNTWEGFTFAAFSDLVPVLKLSISSGVMVCIEVWYHAVFVLLAGHLKNATTAISAFSICLNILIWELMACVSFLTASSVRVSNELGKGDAKAAKFSIKVILCTSLSVGVFFWALCLAFGRKIAFLFTNDKAVAEYVSSLSVLLAFSVLFNSSQTVFSGVAVGSGRQAMVAYVNIFCYYVIGVLVGVVLGWVAGLQVKGLWMGMILGVTSQSLLLAYITWRTDWEEQINKAKERLNHWLLKPSEESHESSAQERLN, via the exons ATG GTGGGCATGTCAAGTGCATCAGAGACTCTATGTGGACAAGCATTTGGGGCAAAGCAATACCACTTGATGGGAATCTACTTACAGCGATCGTTGATCATCAATCTTTTTGCAGCAACAATACTATTACCAGTCTTCGTTTTTTCATCATCAATCTTCAAACTCATCGGTGAGGAAGATGCCACCGCGGACACTGCTGGATACATCTCTCTGTGGTTCATTCCAATCCTCTACTTTGTGGCTATTAATGTGACTATCCAAAAATACCTGCAGTGTCAGCTCAAGAACATGATTGTTGCGTGGGTGTCTACTGCCTCATTTGTCATACATGTGTTTCTGTCGTGGATTTTCTCGAGCAAACTGAATCTGGGGATTCCCGGTGCAATGACTGCGATGATTGTATCGACTTGGTTGATTGTAATTGgagagtgtgtgtatatatttggTGGCTGGTGTCCCAATACTTGGGAAGGATTCACTTTTGCTGCCTTCTCTGATCTAGTTCCTGTCTTAAAACTCTCAATATCATCAGGTGTCATGGTTTG CATAGAAGTATGGTATCATGCTGTTTTTGTCCTACTAGCAGGACACCTGAAAAATGCCACAACTGCGATTTCTGCTTTCTCCATTTG CCTCAACATTTTAATTTGGGAATTGATGGCATGCGTCAGTTTCTTGACTGCTTCAAG CGTGCGGGTCTCGAATGAACTGGGGAAAGGAGATGCTAAAGCTGCAAAATTTTCTATCAAAGTCATCTTATGTACTTCACTTAGTGTTGGTGTCTTCTTTTGGGCACTCTGCTTAGCATTTGGTCGTAAAATTGCTTTCCTGTTCACAAATGACAAGGCCGTAGCGGAATACGTTTCGAGCCTCTCTGTCTTACTTGCTTTCTCAGTTCTATTCAACAGTTCCCAGACAGTATTTTCAG GGGTGGCTGTAGGTTCTGGGAGGCAAGCTATGGTTGCATATGTGAACATCTTTTGCTATTACGTTATCGGGGTGCTGGTAGGAGTTGTTCTTGGATGGGTAGCTGGTCTCCAAGTAAAG GGCCTGTGGATGGGAATGATATTAGGAGTTACCTCGCAATCGCTTTTGCTTGCTTACATCACTTGGAGAACTGATTGGGAAGAACAG ATTAATAAAGCGAAAGAACGTCTCAATCACTGGTTGTTGAAACCGTCAGAGGAATCCCATGAAAGTTCAGCTCAAGAAAGATTAAACTAA
- the LOC119997137 gene encoding regulation of nuclear pre-mRNA domain-containing protein 1B-like isoform X2, translating to MNNDAFDGQILSEKLSKLNNSQQSIESLSRWCMSHRKKARQIVETWGKLFRSSQREQRVSFLYLANDILQNSRRKGSEFVNEFWKVLPAALGLVYENGDEHGKKAVTRLVDIWEERKVFGSRGQSLKDEMLSKNPPSTLQSNGKSSNPIKIVKRDAYSVRIKLTVGGLPEKILTAFQSVLDENVNEESALSKCCTAVSHVGKIVEDIENASSQGNQLSSTLVDDLQEQENVLCQCVEQLENAEAARAELVSQLREALQEQESKLEVIRSPLQVARGQFEQASSIRKRVMSSLPTGPSTTNTIPPTEAMKIVEQIVPSVQPFSTPPQPFLTQPVVSYAPLRATDEESKKAAAAAVAAKLAASTSSAQMLTSVLSSLVAEEAASMNGGLPYFTPLQPQPGTNVAPTTSVQSVSQPSQVHTSYAAPLPLPPPPPLSPANPSTNQFVQSAGTMVGVMPYGYGANVLPPPPPLPPHITMGLARPAPQPPQQLQPQPQQSQEQQSPANGGYYRPPGIGFYGQSHQPTTPAVPRQ from the exons CTCTGTCGCGTTGGTGTATGTCCCATCGGAAGAAAGCTAGACAGATTGTTGAAACATGGGGTAAACTGTTCAGATCTTCACAAAGAGAGCAGCGTGTTTCTTTTCTATATTTGGCAAACGATATTTTGCAAAATAGTCGGCGGAAGGGGAGTGAGTTTGTGAATGAATTCTGGAAGGTTCTTCCTGCAGCTCTGGGACTTGTTTATGAAAATGGCGATGAACATGGAAAGAAAGCAGTAACAAGACTT GTTGACATCTGGGAGGAAAGAAAAGTGTTTGGTTCTCGGGGTCAGAGTCTTAAAGATGAAATGCTGAGTAAGAATCCTCCTTCTACGTTGCAGAGCAATGGAAAGAGCTCTAATCCTATCAAAATTGTCAAACGAGATGCTTATTCAGTTAGAATT AAATTGACTGTTGGTGGTCTGCCAGAAAAAATACTGACTGCTTTTCAATCTGTTCTTGATGAAAATGTCAATGAAGAATCTGCTTTAAGCAAGTGTTGTACTGCTGTATCTCATGTGGGAAAAATTGTTGAAGACATTGAAAATGCTTCTAGTCAAG GGAATCAACTTAGTTCTACATTGGTGGATGATCTACAAGAGCAAGAAAATGTCCTTTGCCAATGTGTTGAGCAACTTGAAAATGCTGAAGCAGCAAGGGCTGAGTTGGTTTCTCAGCTTAGAGAAGCACTTCAAGAACAG GAATCAAAGCTGGAGGTTATTCGCTCTCCGTTGCAG GTTGCCCGAGGTCAGTTTGAGCAAGCAAGCAGTATCAGAAAAAGGGTGATGTCATCACTTCCTACTGGGCCCTCAACCACTAACACCATTCCTCCAACAGAAGCTATGAAAATCGTGGAACAAATTGTGCCTTCCGTTCAGCCATTCAGCACCCCACCCCAACCTTTTCTTACGCAGCCTGTTGTTTCTTATGCACCTCTGAGAGCAACAGATGAAGAGAGCAagaaagcagcagcagcagctgttGCAGCGAAGCTTGCTGCCTCGACATCTTCTGCACAGATGCTGACCTCTGTTCTTTCATCCCTTGTTGCTGAAGAAGCTGCTTCCATGAATG GTGGCTTGCCTTATTTTACCCCTCTACAGCCGCAACCTGGGACTAATGTTGCGCCAACTACAAGTGTGCAATCCGTCTCCCAGCCCAGTCAGGTGCATACTTCATATGCTGCACCTTTACCTTTACCACCTCCCCCACCTTTATCTCCAGCAAATCCATCGACAAATCAATTTGTCCAGTCTGCTGGTACGATGGTTGGGGTAATGCCTTATGGATACGGGGCTAATGTATTGCCACCTCCACCCCCATTACCTCCACATATCACAATGGGTTTAGCAAGGCCTGCTCCACAGCCTCCACAGCAGTTGCAGCCTCAGCCCCAGCAATCCCAGGAACAGCAGTCTCCAGCAAATGGGGGATATTATCGACCCCCGGGTATTGGATTCTATGGGCAAAGCCATCAACCTACAACACCAGCAGTACCTCGGCAGTGA
- the LOC119997141 gene encoding protein DETOXIFICATION 24-like has product MDDERLLGSASKDKRHGLKEDIWLEQKKIWRVGFPAMLARVTQYGMFVVTQAFVGHTGQVNLAAYSLVQILLVQLGNGILLGMSSATETLCGQAFGAKQYHVMGIYLQRSLIINLFAATILLPVFIFSSSIFKLIGEEDATADVAGYISLWFIPILYFMAIAVTIQKYLQCQLKNMIVGWLSAASFVIHVFLSWIFLSKLNLGIPGAMAAMIISTWVVVIGEFVYIFGGWCPKTWEGFTFAAFSDLVPVLKLSISSGIMVCIEVWYDAVLVLLAGYLKNATIAISAFSICLNIIIWEFMVCISFLAASSVRVSNELGKGDAKAAKFSIKVILTTSMSVGVFFWALCIAFGSKIAFLFTNDKTVAEYVSSLSVLLAFSVLFNSSQTVFSGVAVGAGRQAMVAYVNIFCYYIVGVPVGIVLGWVAGLQVKGLWMGMILGVASQSLMLGYITWRTDWEEQINKATERLDHWLLKPSEESHDSSAQESVNQ; this is encoded by the exons ATGGATGATGAGAGACTTCTTGGATCAGcatcaaaagataaaagacATGGTTTGAAGGAAGATATTTGGttagaacaaaagaaaatatggaGAGTTGGGTTTCCTGCTATGTTAGCTAGGGTGACTCAATATGGTATGTTTGTAGTCACACAAGCATTCGTTGGACATACTGGACAAGTAAATCTTGCAGCTTATTCACTTGTACAGATTCTTCTTGTGCAATTGGGAAATGGGATTTTG CTGGGCATGTCAAGTGCAACAGAGACTCTATGTGGACAAGCATTTGGGGCAAAGCAATACCATGTTATGGGAATCTATTTACAGCGATCCTTGATCATCAATCTTTTTGCAGCAACAATATTATTACCAGTCTTCATTTTTTCATCATCAATCTTCAAACTCATCGGCGAGGAAGATGCCACCGCGGACGTTGCTGGATACATCTCTCTTTGGTTCATTCCAATTCTCTACTTTATGGCTATTGCAGTGACCATCCAAAAATACCTGCAATGTCAGCTCAAGAACATGATTGTTGGGTGGCTCTCTGCTGCCTCGTTTGTCATACATGTGTTTCTGTCATGGATTttcttgagcaaactgaatctGGGGATTCCCGGTGCAATGGCTGCGATGATTATATCGACTTGGGTGGTTGTAATTGGAGagtttgtgtatatatttggTGGCTGGTGTCCCAAGACTTGGGAAGGATTCACTTTTGCTGCCTTTTCTGATCTAGTTCCTGTCTTAAAGCTGTCAATATCATCAGGTATCATGGTTTG CATAGAAGTATGGTATGATGCTGTTCTTGTCCTGCTAGCAGGATACCTGAAAAATGCCACAATCGCCATTTCTGCTTTCTCCATTTG CCTCAACATTATAATTTGGGAGTTCATGGTATGCATCAGTTTCTTGGCTGCTTCAAG CGTGCGGGTTTCGAATGAACTGGGGAAAGGAGATGCTAAAGCTGCAAAATTTTCTATCAAAGTCATCTTAACTACTTCAATGAGTGTTGGTGTCTTCTTTTGGGCACTCTGCATAGCATTTGGTAGTAAAATTGCTTTCCTGTTCACAAATGACAAGACCGTAGCGGAATACGTCTCGAGCCTCTCTGTCTTACTTGCTTTCTCGGTTCTATTCAACAGTTCCCAGACAGTATTCTCAG GGGTGGCTGTAGGTGCTGGGAGGCAAGCTATGGTTGCATATGTGAACATCTTTTGCTATTACATCGTTGGGGTGCCGGTAGGAATTGTTCTTGGATGGGTAGCTGGTCTCCAAGTAAAG GGCCTGTGGATGGGAATGATACTAGGAGTTGCCTCGCAATCGCTTATGCTTGGTTACATCACCTGGAGAACCGATTGGGAAGAACAG ATTAATAAAGCGACAGAACGTCTCGATCACTGGTTGTTGAAACCATCAGAGGAATCCCATGACAGTTCAGCTCAAGAAAGTGTAAACCAATGA